From the genome of Methanobacterium petrolearium, one region includes:
- the ilvN gene encoding acetolactate synthase small subunit: MDEQRNHIISALVMHRPGVLQRVAGLFTRRGFNIDSITVGPSEQDGLARMTIISTGDERVLEQITKQLNKIIEVIKVRDLDAEGTVTRELCLIKTHATSERARSEIIQYANIFRGRIVDVGPENLTLEITGTPEKIDALIDLLKSYGIKEIARTGPTAISRGSKTI, encoded by the coding sequence ATGGATGAGCAACGGAATCATATCATAAGTGCTCTTGTAATGCACCGACCCGGTGTATTACAGCGTGTTGCTGGTCTTTTCACCCGTCGAGGTTTCAACATCGACAGTATCACTGTTGGTCCCTCAGAACAGGACGGATTGGCGCGTATGACCATCATCTCTACCGGTGATGAAAGGGTTCTGGAACAGATTACCAAGCAACTGAACAAGATCATCGAAGTGATTAAAGTCCGGGACCTGGATGCAGAAGGTACAGTGACCAGGGAATTGTGCCTGATCAAGACCCATGCCACTTCTGAAAGGGCCCGTTCAGAGATCATTCAGTATGCCAACATATTCCGGGGAAGAATCGTTGATGTGGGGCCTGAAAATCTCACACTGGAGATCACAGGAACACCTGAAAAAATAGACGCTCTTATAGACCTTCTTAAGAGTTATGGTATTAAAGAAATTGCCCGTACAGGTCCAACCGCCATATCAAGAGGTTCAAAAACTATTTAA